One part of the Nostoc sp. PCC 7120 = FACHB-418 genome encodes these proteins:
- a CDS encoding O-antigen ligase family protein, with protein MRNYQRSINFSALAIWLGVIIIGLIAGFAAGASPVLPGLAVVSLVVLGFFFRNLEQAVLSALIIRSAIDGIVSPPLPSAFAIAIDILTLLYVVVLLFQKRTVHTDCFLWFFVAWVIFQAMWLVLLPIGGLGLDGAVFATSLREWVRLFSWLMVYLLVMQLKEKTHPQTVINLLFWALVIPLAIAFLQMFVPGLLPSQFAPLSGGVLSEGSRIRGSIGHPNSFATFLLLFIGLTTWKLTITKVRWPWLLLLGLLAFFYVSTKALFSLMMLAVFMLVLIAPRLSLLKLIGAVFFFGLVIFLFGSTEFGQQRLGSIAQTPLLNPDIDIWRAILLSYSDNNSFNWRIAQWHELLEAWKQYPLFGYGLGVTTHIASNGLYAHNDYVRALTEGGIVGLVSFIAFFGVQIGRIVQLMRRSLFNKTQNSLCLVLLALILTMPVGMITENVWSHTMLFFYWFTLLAVAGWDWNAKPTT; from the coding sequence ATGAGGAATTATCAGCGCTCAATTAACTTTTCTGCTCTAGCCATCTGGTTAGGAGTGATAATTATCGGTTTGATTGCCGGGTTTGCTGCTGGTGCTAGTCCAGTTTTACCTGGTTTAGCGGTAGTTTCATTAGTAGTACTGGGTTTCTTTTTTAGAAATCTAGAACAAGCCGTATTGAGCGCTTTGATTATTCGCAGTGCCATAGATGGTATTGTTTCTCCGCCCTTACCCTCTGCGTTTGCGATCGCTATCGACATCCTCACCTTACTATATGTAGTCGTTCTGTTGTTTCAAAAGCGCACTGTACACACCGATTGCTTTTTGTGGTTCTTCGTTGCTTGGGTAATTTTCCAAGCGATGTGGTTAGTGCTTTTACCTATAGGTGGACTAGGACTGGATGGCGCAGTTTTTGCTACTAGTTTACGAGAATGGGTTCGCTTGTTCTCTTGGCTGATGGTTTATTTACTAGTCATGCAGCTAAAGGAGAAGACTCACCCCCAAACCGTGATCAATCTCCTGTTTTGGGCTTTAGTCATACCTCTGGCGATCGCATTTTTGCAAATGTTCGTGCCTGGGCTTTTGCCATCCCAGTTTGCACCTTTGTCTGGGGGGGTTTTGTCTGAAGGTTCTCGCATTAGAGGTAGTATTGGGCATCCTAACAGTTTTGCTACCTTCTTATTATTATTTATTGGTCTGACTACCTGGAAGCTAACTATTACTAAAGTACGCTGGCCTTGGTTGCTGTTGCTGGGCTTACTGGCTTTCTTTTATGTCAGTACAAAAGCATTGTTTAGCTTGATGATGTTGGCTGTATTCATGCTGGTGTTAATTGCTCCCAGATTAAGTTTATTGAAACTTATCGGTGCAGTGTTTTTCTTCGGCTTAGTAATATTTCTGTTCGGTAGTACAGAGTTTGGACAACAACGGCTGGGATCAATAGCACAAACACCATTGCTCAACCCAGATATAGATATATGGCGAGCAATTCTCTTATCTTATAGCGACAATAACAGCTTCAACTGGCGAATTGCTCAATGGCACGAATTACTCGAAGCCTGGAAACAGTACCCACTGTTCGGTTACGGGTTGGGCGTGACTACACATATTGCTAGTAACGGTTTATATGCCCATAACGATTACGTCCGGGCATTAACAGAAGGTGGAATTGTTGGTTTAGTCAGCTTTATAGCCTTCTTTGGTGTACAGATTGGGCGAATTGTGCAGTTAATGAGGCGATCGCTATTCAATAAAACACAGAATAGTCTTTGCTTGGTTTTATTAGCACTTATTTTAACAATGCCTGTGGGAATGATTACTGAAAATGTTTGGAGTCATACCATGTTGTTCTTTTATTGGTTTACTTTGCTGGCGGTAGCCGGTTGGGATTGGAACGCCAAGCCCACAACGTAA
- a CDS encoding acyltransferase family protein, with protein sequence MADNSQTKKKLYTIQVLRGLAAVLVVLAHGDLIFNQNFGQDFWFKIFNFGGSGVDFFFVLSGFIILYVHKKDIANKSKTFTFLFKRFLRIYPIYWVFLSLKLLASFTFSYNPSSTERSLIETLKAFTLFPQQQEILSSSFLGVSWTLSYEILFYIIFAILIGLPTRISFPIVGVWLLGVLGNFWGLLNLPPDSVFLRFIFSHYNLEFALGCLAAYLFARSKIKWGMVLISVGAFLYTLSAINYYHQIVNLSQVITFGIPSMLLVLGCVSLENTKNIQVPPLLVYLGDASYSIYLAHGFAINNISKIIQKIYPSMTENIFVLNSIGLVIAVMSIVFGCIVHSFIEKPLIFAFQPRKTANA encoded by the coding sequence ATGGCTGATAATTCTCAAACTAAGAAAAAACTTTATACTATCCAAGTATTGCGGGGGTTAGCAGCAGTGCTGGTAGTACTCGCACATGGAGACTTAATTTTTAATCAAAACTTTGGTCAAGATTTTTGGTTTAAAATATTTAATTTTGGCGGCTCTGGTGTAGACTTTTTCTTTGTCTTGAGTGGATTTATTATTTTGTATGTCCACAAAAAGGATATTGCCAATAAAAGTAAAACATTTACATTTTTATTTAAAAGATTTCTGCGGATCTACCCTATATACTGGGTTTTTCTTAGTCTAAAACTGTTAGCTTCTTTTACATTTTCTTATAATCCCAGTAGCACCGAAAGAAGCTTAATTGAGACGCTGAAAGCATTTACCTTGTTTCCCCAGCAGCAAGAAATTCTTTCGAGTAGTTTCTTGGGTGTCAGTTGGACTTTAAGCTATGAAATTTTATTCTATATAATTTTTGCTATATTAATCGGCTTACCAACTAGAATTTCGTTCCCCATAGTTGGTGTTTGGCTATTAGGTGTATTAGGTAATTTTTGGGGATTACTGAATTTACCCCCAGATAGCGTATTTCTTCGGTTCATTTTTAGTCATTATAATCTGGAATTTGCCTTGGGTTGCTTGGCAGCATATTTATTTGCTAGATCCAAAATTAAATGGGGAATGGTTTTAATCTCTGTTGGCGCTTTTCTTTACACGCTGTCGGCAATTAATTATTACCATCAAATTGTCAATTTGTCGCAAGTCATTACCTTTGGTATTCCTTCCATGTTGCTTGTACTAGGTTGTGTTTCTCTAGAGAACACAAAAAATATTCAGGTTCCTCCCTTACTTGTATATTTAGGTGATGCTTCTTACTCTATTTACTTGGCGCATGGATTTGCGATTAATAATATTAGCAAAATCATCCAAAAGATTTATCCCAGTATGACCGAAAATATTTTTGTTTTAAATAGTATTGGTCTTGTAATTGCTGTAATGTCTATTGTGTTTGGCTGCATAGTTCATTCGTTCATTGAAAAACCATTGATCTTTGCTTTTCAACCTAGAAAAACAGCCAATGCTTAG
- the hisD gene encoding histidinol dehydrogenase gives MLVLKTTDKEFSPRFQSLVSDRREATVDVSGTVRDILAHVKARGDAAVQEYTSRFDHYRPHSHHLSAAFIAEQAAKCSDEVKAALELAAERISSFHQKQLPQDIGYTDTAGVKLGLNWVALSQVGIYVPGGRASYPSSVLMNALPAKIAGVERIVMTVPMPHGEINPAVLAAAQVAGVTEIYSIGGAQAVGALAYGTETITPVDKIVGPGNAYVAEAKRQVFGTVGIDSIAGPSEILVVADRQNNPEWIAWDLLSQAEHDPSAQSILITDSESFAQQVIAAVEQILTTLPSQKVASSSWQNHGAVIIVRDLAESIPLLNQLAPEHVELCVDNPQLLASQIKCAGSLFLGRYTPEAIGDYLGGPNHVLPTSRSARFASGLSVYDFLKRITYLECNQAALQKIGQSAVTLAETEGLPAHAGSVAVRLQGLKDM, from the coding sequence ATGCTAGTCTTGAAAACAACCGACAAAGAATTTTCTCCCAGATTCCAAAGCTTGGTGAGCGATCGCCGAGAAGCAACGGTTGATGTTAGTGGTACAGTACGCGATATACTCGCTCATGTAAAAGCGCGTGGTGATGCCGCAGTCCAGGAATATACCAGTCGTTTTGATCACTATAGACCCCATTCTCATCATTTAAGTGCGGCTTTCATTGCCGAACAAGCAGCGAAATGTTCAGATGAGGTAAAAGCAGCCTTAGAACTAGCGGCTGAACGTATTAGTTCTTTTCATCAAAAACAATTACCCCAAGATATTGGTTACACCGATACCGCAGGCGTAAAACTGGGCTTAAATTGGGTAGCTTTATCGCAAGTGGGAATTTATGTCCCTGGCGGACGCGCCAGTTACCCCAGTTCGGTCTTGATGAATGCCCTACCCGCCAAAATTGCAGGTGTAGAACGCATCGTTATGACTGTGCCTATGCCTCATGGGGAAATCAATCCCGCCGTTCTGGCTGCTGCCCAAGTCGCCGGCGTAACAGAAATATATAGTATAGGTGGAGCGCAAGCAGTCGGGGCGTTAGCCTACGGTACAGAAACTATCACCCCCGTAGATAAAATTGTCGGGCCTGGTAATGCCTACGTTGCTGAAGCCAAACGCCAAGTATTTGGGACTGTGGGTATTGACAGCATCGCCGGGCCTTCGGAAATTTTAGTTGTCGCCGATCGCCAAAACAATCCAGAATGGATCGCCTGGGATTTATTATCCCAAGCTGAACACGATCCCAGCGCTCAATCAATTTTAATTACTGACTCTGAATCCTTTGCCCAACAAGTGATTGCGGCGGTAGAGCAAATCCTCACTACCTTACCCAGTCAAAAAGTAGCCAGTAGTAGTTGGCAAAATCATGGGGCAGTGATTATTGTTAGGGATTTAGCCGAAAGTATCCCTTTACTCAATCAACTAGCTCCAGAACACGTAGAACTGTGTGTAGATAACCCTCAATTGCTAGCTAGTCAAATTAAGTGTGCTGGTAGTTTATTTTTAGGTCGTTATACTCCAGAGGCGATCGGTGATTATTTAGGTGGCCCCAATCACGTATTACCTACTTCCCGTTCTGCCCGCTTTGCTTCCGGCTTAAGTGTCTACGATTTTCTCAAGCGCATTACCTATTTAGAATGCAATCAAGCGGCATTGCAGAAAATAGGCCAGTCCGCCGTCACTCTTGCAGAAACTGAGGGTTTACCAGCTCATGCAGGTAGTGTAGCGGTGCGTTTGCAAGGGCTGAAAGATATGTAG
- a CDS encoding glycosyltransferase, which yields MRKPVLTIFYQFNPWQTSIGGIQTLINTFIKYAPSDFEVRLVGTASDSSQSLGKWQDAEFAGREVSFLPILKLEDDNVRGLIPTTVRYTAALLGRSLSSDFMHFHRLEPSLAAMNWQGEKTIFIHNDIHTQMATVADRKAILWRRFPAAYFALESILIRQFSQILSCNTDAAQFYRQRYPQLQDRVAFVKNSFDNEVFYSGSQPQREANRRELALQMGLDPATRFILFAGRLHPQKDPVLLVRAFAALNQPHTHLLIAGDGELATPVRQEIEQLGLSSQVTMLGALKQKELARLHRLSSAFVLSSAYEGLPLVVLEALASGTPVVTTKCGETPKLLHCDSGIVCEQRTPDSIADALRRILLKPQDYPVEACVRTAQPYAARTVVRDVYGDMLNRWELKEFSVIS from the coding sequence ATGCGTAAACCAGTTCTAACCATCTTTTACCAGTTCAATCCCTGGCAAACTTCTATTGGAGGAATTCAGACATTAATCAACACGTTTATCAAGTATGCTCCTAGTGATTTTGAAGTGCGGCTGGTGGGAACAGCTAGCGATTCTAGTCAGTCCCTTGGTAAATGGCAAGATGCAGAATTTGCAGGTAGAGAGGTTAGCTTTTTACCTATTCTCAAGTTAGAAGACGATAACGTTAGAGGTTTAATCCCAACTACAGTCAGATATACGGCTGCATTGTTAGGCCGTTCCCTGTCATCAGATTTTATGCACTTTCATCGGCTTGAGCCTAGCTTGGCAGCCATGAACTGGCAGGGAGAAAAAACGATATTTATTCACAATGATATTCACACACAGATGGCAACTGTGGCCGACCGCAAAGCCATACTGTGGCGCAGATTTCCAGCAGCCTACTTTGCTCTTGAGAGTATATTAATCCGCCAGTTTAGTCAGATATTGTCTTGTAACACTGATGCTGCACAGTTTTACCGCCAGCGTTATCCCCAATTACAAGACCGTGTGGCATTCGTAAAAAACTCCTTTGATAACGAGGTTTTCTATTCTGGGAGTCAGCCGCAAAGGGAAGCTAATCGGCGCGAATTAGCATTGCAGATGGGACTAGACCCAGCAACACGTTTTATTCTGTTTGCTGGAAGACTGCATCCCCAAAAAGATCCAGTGTTGTTAGTACGTGCTTTCGCCGCTTTAAATCAACCCCACACTCACCTATTGATAGCAGGCGATGGAGAATTAGCTACTCCAGTACGTCAGGAAATTGAACAGTTAGGCTTATCTAGTCAGGTAACAATGCTGGGAGCATTGAAACAAAAAGAATTGGCTAGATTGCATCGCTTGAGTAGTGCTTTTGTTCTCAGCAGCGCTTATGAAGGTTTACCCTTAGTTGTCTTAGAAGCCTTGGCTAGTGGAACGCCGGTGGTAACAACTAAATGCGGTGAAACTCCTAAATTACTTCATTGCGATAGTGGTATTGTCTGTGAGCAAAGAACACCGGATTCTATAGCCGATGCTTTACGGCGGATATTATTAAAGCCACAAGATTATCCCGTTGAGGCTTGTGTCCGCACGGCACAACCTTATGCTGCGCGTACTGTTGTGAGAGATGTTTATGGCGATATGTTAAATCGCTGGGAATTAAAAGAATTCTCGGTAATTAGCTGA
- a CDS encoding glycosyltransferase family 4 protein, which yields MKIAVIGAKGLPPKQGGIEHYCAEVYPRIVAQGHSVDLFARSSYTDTAWLGNYDFQGVRVISLPGIDARGADAFVTSALGAIAATAERYDIVHFHALGPALFTFLPRIANSAKIVVTCQGLDWQRAKWGSFSTRLIQGGEQAAVRFAHGMVVVSDALKTYFAETYGRDTVYIPNAPASYGESDLSFTYGKKLGLESGRYMIFVGRIVPEKRPDLLIEAFSKLQAPGWKLVLAGGVSDTQSYTSQLLEKVANNPNIIFAGELRGPRLWEIVRGAGMFVLPSDLEGLPLAMLEAMQEGIPVVASDILPHQQLINGGMGTLFMAGNTDSLVSSLDWAIRHPQQVAAMAKNAQRNIQLNYSWEHITAENLKLYKTLLNSPQPVGASKSREVRLARVGSKE from the coding sequence ATGAAAATTGCTGTAATTGGTGCAAAAGGTCTTCCTCCTAAACAGGGTGGCATTGAGCATTACTGTGCAGAAGTATATCCTCGGATAGTTGCACAAGGTCATAGCGTGGATTTATTTGCTCGTTCTTCATATACAGACACTGCTTGGCTGGGAAATTATGATTTTCAAGGTGTGCGAGTCATTTCCTTACCTGGGATAGATGCCAGAGGCGCAGACGCATTCGTCACCTCTGCGTTAGGAGCGATCGCTGCAACCGCAGAGAGATATGATATTGTCCATTTCCATGCTCTTGGCCCAGCTCTGTTCACTTTCCTACCCAGAATTGCCAACTCAGCGAAAATTGTAGTTACTTGTCAAGGTTTAGATTGGCAACGCGCCAAGTGGGGTAGCTTCTCGACTCGGCTAATTCAAGGGGGAGAACAGGCAGCAGTTCGTTTTGCTCACGGTATGGTTGTTGTCTCTGATGCTCTTAAAACCTACTTCGCGGAAACCTATGGACGGGACACAGTTTATATCCCCAACGCTCCCGCAAGCTATGGTGAATCAGACCTCAGTTTTACCTATGGTAAAAAACTGGGTTTAGAGTCAGGGCGTTACATGATCTTTGTGGGCAGAATCGTTCCCGAAAAGCGTCCTGATTTACTGATTGAAGCCTTTTCTAAATTACAAGCACCAGGATGGAAACTAGTATTAGCGGGAGGTGTCAGCGATACTCAATCTTATACCTCTCAATTATTAGAAAAGGTCGCTAATAATCCCAATATTATTTTTGCAGGTGAATTGCGAGGCCCTCGTTTATGGGAAATTGTTCGCGGTGCAGGAATGTTTGTTTTACCCTCTGATTTAGAGGGATTACCTTTAGCAATGCTGGAAGCTATGCAGGAAGGTATACCAGTAGTCGCCAGCGATATTTTGCCTCACCAACAATTGATTAATGGAGGCATGGGAACCCTCTTTATGGCTGGTAATACAGACTCTTTAGTGAGTTCCTTAGATTGGGCAATTCGTCATCCCCAACAAGTAGCAGCAATGGCTAAAAATGCCCAAAGAAATATTCAATTAAATTATAGTTGGGAGCATATAACTGCGGAAAATCTCAAACTATACAAAACACTGTTAAATTCACCTCAACCGGTAGGTGCATCGAAGTCTAGAGAAGTTCGTCTAGCCAGAGTTGGTAGTAAAGAATAA
- a CDS encoding glycosyltransferase family 2 protein, translating to MALISVIIPAYNAVLTIKETIESVQKQTFTDWEIIVINDGSTDGTPEIIQSIKDERLKIFNYKNGGLPVARNRGILHASGEFIAFLDADDLWAVDKLEMQLKALQQHPEAGVAYSWTCFMDVNEQGEPVAYLPSSQYSFTGNVYQNLLVSDFIHSGSNTLIRKEAINSVGEFDPMLKSCEDWDYWLRLATHWDFIVVPEYQIFYRRTPGAMSSKVEVMKEACLIAMEKAYQAAPPELQYLKKYTMSSFHVYCSSLYIQHRDDKFAVSQAQEHLLAAIRLNQKILLEKTTQKLLIKFLLKKIFPPQVTNYVLQLTKQRISLSVPRLEA from the coding sequence ATGGCATTAATTTCTGTGATCATACCTGCTTACAATGCAGTATTGACTATTAAAGAAACAATCGAATCTGTACAAAAGCAGACTTTTACTGACTGGGAAATCATTGTTATTAATGATGGTTCTACAGATGGAACTCCAGAAATTATCCAAAGTATCAAAGATGAGCGGTTAAAAATTTTTAACTATAAAAATGGTGGATTACCAGTAGCTCGTAATCGTGGTATTCTTCATGCAAGTGGAGAATTTATTGCTTTTCTTGATGCAGATGATTTATGGGCTGTTGATAAACTGGAAATGCAATTAAAAGCTTTGCAACAGCACCCAGAAGCCGGAGTTGCCTACAGTTGGACTTGTTTTATGGATGTAAATGAACAAGGAGAACCTGTAGCATATTTGCCATCATCTCAATATTCTTTTACCGGAAATGTTTATCAAAATCTATTAGTCAGTGATTTTATTCACAGTGGTTCCAATACGTTAATACGTAAGGAGGCAATTAATTCAGTAGGCGAATTTGATCCAATGCTCAAATCCTGTGAAGATTGGGATTATTGGCTGCGCCTAGCAACTCATTGGGATTTTATTGTAGTCCCTGAATACCAAATATTTTATCGTCGGACTCCTGGGGCGATGTCATCTAAAGTTGAAGTGATGAAAGAAGCCTGTCTCATAGCAATGGAAAAGGCTTATCAAGCAGCACCACCAGAACTACAATATTTGAAAAAATATACTATGAGTAGCTTTCATGTCTACTGCTCAAGTTTGTATATTCAACATCGTGATGACAAATTTGCAGTTAGTCAAGCGCAAGAACATTTGTTGGCAGCTATTAGATTAAATCAAAAGATTTTATTAGAGAAAACAACTCAAAAGTTATTAATCAAGTTTCTCTTGAAAAAGATTTTTCCCCCACAGGTGACTAATTATGTTTTGCAGTTAACAAAACAACGTATTTCTCTGAGTGTTCCGAGGTTAGAAGCATGA
- a CDS encoding glycosyltransferase family 2 protein: MPKVSVVIPAYNAMPYLPETLESVLRQTYHDFEVVVVNDGSSDNTEEWVSQILDPRLKLISQANQGLAGARNTGIVNASGEYIAFLDADDIWEPTKLAKQVSVLDENPTVGLVYTWVAYIDEQGKSTGKIFKNQVEGYVWPQLTEHNIVECGSVALVRRVCFEKMGLFDRNLGSYVEDWDMWLRIATSYDFKVVKEALVYYRQRSNSASKNWEAMAHSFAIVIEKAFATASQDLQVLKNKSYGFTYLCLAWKPLQSFQKDYQKSREFCQQAVAYYPSLRFSQEYIRLSIAINLMRWFGADGYSKLLPLFHTMRRVKLALQK, translated from the coding sequence ATGCCAAAAGTATCTGTAGTAATTCCAGCTTATAATGCGATGCCTTATTTACCAGAGACACTTGAAAGTGTTCTCAGGCAAACTTATCACGATTTTGAAGTGGTAGTTGTGAATGATGGCAGTTCTGATAATACTGAGGAATGGGTATCTCAAATTTTAGATCCAAGATTAAAATTGATTTCTCAAGCAAATCAAGGATTAGCGGGAGCAAGAAATACTGGTATTGTTAATGCTTCAGGTGAATATATTGCATTTCTGGATGCTGATGATATTTGGGAGCCAACTAAACTAGCAAAACAAGTTAGTGTTTTAGATGAAAATCCAACAGTCGGGTTGGTTTATACCTGGGTTGCTTATATTGATGAGCAGGGTAAATCAACAGGAAAAATATTTAAAAATCAGGTAGAAGGTTATGTATGGCCACAGTTGACTGAACATAATATTGTTGAGTGTGGTAGTGTGGCGCTTGTACGTCGAGTGTGTTTTGAAAAAATGGGTCTATTTGACCGCAATTTAGGCTCTTATGTAGAAGATTGGGATATGTGGCTACGCATTGCCACAAGTTATGATTTTAAAGTTGTTAAAGAAGCTTTAGTCTACTACAGACAACGCTCAAATAGTGCTTCTAAAAATTGGGAAGCAATGGCACACAGTTTTGCTATAGTCATTGAAAAAGCTTTTGCGACTGCATCACAAGATTTACAGGTTTTAAAAAATAAAAGTTATGGTTTTACTTACCTTTGCCTAGCTTGGAAACCACTACAAAGTTTTCAAAAAGATTATCAAAAATCTCGTGAGTTTTGTCAGCAAGCTGTGGCTTATTATCCCAGTTTACGCTTTTCCCAAGAGTATATCCGCTTGAGTATAGCTATTAATCTCATGCGATGGTTTGGGGCTGACGGCTATAGTAAATTGCTGCCATTATTTCACACTATGCGGCGGGTCAAGTTAGCTTTACAAAAGTAA
- a CDS encoding GumC family protein gives MGKGISTLLGVLGRRGFPAVTVFAAVIGASFAYLAVTPRLYETSARLMLDDKKASVSELGRDLTQITPTGVGRNPLADQAELLKSQTVLQLAISKLNPPIKDSSTQKPLTPSDIRSNLKVIIVPATNILDLRYQSPEPNQAAQVLNAVSQAMVEENIKTISSEATKVREFLAEKVPIARQRLLQAELAETKYRQQSGVVATDDQTRSLVGSLAELENQERTLAVQLQETRSRDASLRQVTDAKNINTAYASVREGQDEQLKVLRTKLTDIETKLIEARTKYQEAHPTVLDLVEQRNEIRALYGQQMARVSSSGQTDNFQDLANDQISQTLISDLITNDITRLAVENKLNAIQKMRANIQSRLALIPIQQQPLTVLTRQREEAAESLKFLQSKLEEAQIAEAQKVSNIRIIETAVAPELPTSPKRTVVLVIAGFFGSILAVGLVLLLELMDNTLRDATEAEELLQLPLLGVLPRLPATKLSLEPAEQFLDDLGLVEPYRMLLKNLEFRNVDNLQVIVVSSPLSGEGKSVIVSHLAAVAAMLSRRTLIIDADLRKPSQHTLFNLPPRPGITDVIDGTRPLLSAVQSTTIENLSVLTCGELRGRPSQILESAAMKSLVAEAAQRYDLVIIDTPPLSACADASTLSQMSDGVILTTRPGFTLKEVLQRAVSELNQNRIPVLGVVVNGMATDIEKYYRYPSEEYPSILSRPLRRLTSLGSSARNSSNDSRSN, from the coding sequence ATGGGAAAAGGCATTTCAACCTTACTAGGAGTCTTGGGACGCAGAGGCTTTCCGGCTGTGACTGTGTTTGCAGCTGTCATCGGAGCATCATTTGCTTACTTGGCGGTGACACCACGTTTGTATGAAACATCAGCACGATTGATGTTGGATGATAAAAAGGCGAGTGTGTCTGAATTGGGTCGTGACTTGACACAGATAACGCCTACAGGTGTTGGACGTAATCCCTTAGCAGATCAGGCAGAGTTACTGAAGTCACAAACAGTCTTACAACTGGCTATTTCTAAACTCAATCCGCCAATAAAAGATAGTTCCACACAAAAACCACTAACACCTTCAGATATTCGCTCAAATTTGAAAGTGATTATAGTCCCAGCGACTAACATTTTAGATTTGAGGTATCAAAGTCCCGAACCAAATCAAGCAGCTCAGGTTCTCAATGCTGTATCTCAGGCGATGGTGGAGGAAAATATCAAAACCATCAGTTCTGAGGCTACTAAGGTCAGGGAATTTTTGGCCGAAAAAGTACCCATAGCGCGTCAACGACTACTACAAGCAGAACTAGCGGAAACTAAATACAGACAACAAAGCGGCGTTGTCGCCACAGATGATCAGACCAGGAGTCTGGTGGGTAGTTTAGCGGAACTGGAAAATCAAGAACGTACCTTGGCGGTACAACTTCAAGAAACGCGATCGCGCGACGCATCTTTACGCCAAGTGACAGATGCGAAAAATATCAATACCGCTTACGCCTCTGTCAGAGAAGGACAAGACGAACAACTCAAGGTATTACGCACCAAGTTAACTGATATAGAAACCAAGCTAATAGAAGCACGTACCAAATATCAAGAAGCCCATCCCACAGTTTTGGATCTAGTCGAACAAAGGAATGAAATCCGCGCTTTGTATGGACAGCAGATGGCTAGGGTATCTTCTAGTGGACAAACAGATAATTTTCAGGATTTAGCCAACGACCAAATTAGTCAAACCCTCATTTCTGATTTAATCACCAATGATATTACGCGTTTAGCCGTAGAAAATAAGCTGAATGCTATCCAGAAAATGAGAGCTAATATTCAAAGTCGTTTGGCACTCATCCCTATTCAACAGCAACCGTTGACCGTCCTCACTCGTCAACGGGAAGAAGCCGCCGAATCACTCAAGTTTCTCCAAAGCAAACTAGAAGAAGCACAGATTGCTGAGGCGCAGAAAGTTAGCAACATCCGCATTATTGAGACGGCTGTAGCCCCAGAGTTACCCACATCCCCGAAACGTACAGTAGTACTTGTGATTGCTGGGTTCTTTGGCAGCATCTTAGCTGTGGGACTGGTATTGCTACTGGAACTCATGGATAACACTCTGCGCGATGCGACAGAAGCCGAAGAGTTACTGCAATTACCATTGTTGGGAGTTTTACCCCGTCTTCCTGCTACCAAACTCAGTCTGGAACCAGCCGAACAATTTCTTGATGACTTGGGTTTGGTGGAACCTTACCGGATGCTGCTGAAGAATCTGGAGTTTCGCAATGTGGACAATTTGCAGGTGATAGTTGTCAGCAGTCCCCTTTCTGGAGAAGGTAAGTCAGTTATTGTCTCCCATCTGGCTGCGGTCGCTGCCATGTTATCTCGGCGGACATTAATTATTGATGCAGATTTGCGTAAACCCTCACAACATACCCTATTTAACTTACCGCCCAGACCAGGAATTACAGATGTAATTGATGGGACTAGACCTTTACTGAGTGCTGTGCAGTCAACAACCATAGAAAATCTTTCGGTGTTGACTTGCGGCGAATTGCGAGGAAGACCTTCCCAGATCCTAGAGTCAGCCGCGATGAAGTCTTTGGTGGCAGAAGCAGCCCAACGCTACGATTTAGTAATTATTGATACCCCACCCTTGAGCGCCTGCGCTGATGCTTCCACCTTGAGTCAGATGAGTGATGGAGTCATCCTCACCACACGCCCCGGTTTTACCTTGAAGGAGGTATTACAACGAGCCGTGTCAGAACTCAACCAAAATCGCATTCCCGTTTTGGGGGTAGTGGTCAATGGTATGGCAACTGACATAGAAAAATACTACCGTTACCCATCGGAGGAATATCCCTCGATATTATCTAGACCGTTGAGACGTTTAACATCTCTGGGTAGTAGCGCCAGAAATTCATCCAACGATTCTAGGTCGAACTGA